A single window of Myxocyprinus asiaticus isolate MX2 ecotype Aquarium Trade chromosome 34, UBuf_Myxa_2, whole genome shotgun sequence DNA harbors:
- the LOC127425060 gene encoding eukaryotic translation initiation factor 1b-like, whose product MSAIQNLQTFDPFADATKGDDRLPAGTEDYIHIRIQQRNGRKTLTTVQGIADDYDKKKLVKAFKKKFACNGTVIEHPEYGEVIQLQGDQRKNICQFLTDIELAKEEQLKVHGF is encoded by the exons ATGTCCGCTATCCAGAACCTCCAAACTTTTG ACCCCTTTGCTGATGCAACTAAGGGTGATGATCGGCTCCCTGCTGGGACGGAGGACTACATCCACATAAGAATCCAACAAAGGAACGGGCGAAAGACTCTGACCACGGTTCAGGGCATAGCCGATGACTATGATAAAAAGAAGCTAGTCAAGGCCTTCAAGAAG AAATTTGCCTGCAATGGCACTGTGATTGAGCACCCCGAGTATGGTGAAGTAATTCAGCTGCAAGGTGATCAACGCAAGAACATTTGCCAGTTTCTGACTGAT ATTGAACTGGCCAAAGAGGAGCAGCTCAAAGTCCACGGGTTCTAG